A genomic region of Vitreoscilla filiformis contains the following coding sequences:
- a CDS encoding CBS domain-containing protein codes for MRTSVHLKVGQIASTAVHTITAEVSLRELVESFSREKHSCVVVVEGRRPIGIVTERDLLRLLCAGYDEQRTVRAVMSAPLVTAHHDLPFATAQNMLSNRNVRHLVLVDENGLLFGIVTETDFRRHISYLLFQSIEHLSAITDASSTLLAPDVPLIRALEIMSSRRLDHLVIGRANRAEGIITERDVPRFMVEHVDIARITTGEVMSHPLVSIPTQLPVVDAARRLIETNLRHLVVVDEQGLFAGVLSQHRMLERLSAVLLEEGHQYLARQVSASEQRFRDFVEHLPIPLCHVNAQQEAVYINQQFTALLGYTLSDTPNLATWLARAYPDPAYREATLRIWQQRVAHAHLTGGPIVPGEYHVTCKDGSVRILEIGGITLGQDLLITIMDMTERRQAEETLREQLHELRRWQAVMLDREDRVLDLKREVNALLAEYGLPPRYRSVSLPMAPVAAP; via the coding sequence ATGCGCACCTCTGTTCACCTGAAAGTCGGGCAAATCGCCAGCACGGCGGTTCACACCATCACCGCTGAAGTTTCGCTGCGGGAGCTGGTTGAAAGCTTTTCGCGCGAAAAACACTCTTGCGTGGTGGTGGTCGAAGGACGTCGCCCCATCGGCATCGTCACCGAGCGTGACTTGCTGCGCCTGCTGTGTGCGGGCTACGACGAACAACGCACCGTTCGGGCCGTCATGAGCGCCCCGCTGGTGACCGCCCACCACGACTTGCCCTTTGCCACCGCGCAAAACATGCTCAGCAACCGCAATGTGCGCCACCTGGTGCTGGTGGATGAGAACGGTTTGCTGTTCGGCATCGTCACGGAAACCGACTTTCGGCGCCACATCAGCTACTTGCTGTTCCAGAGCATTGAGCATTTGAGCGCCATCACCGACGCCAGCAGCACCTTGCTCGCCCCCGATGTGCCCCTGATTCGTGCGCTGGAGATCATGTCCTCGCGGCGCTTGGATCACTTGGTGATTGGTCGGGCCAATCGCGCCGAAGGCATCATCACGGAGCGGGACGTGCCGCGCTTTATGGTTGAGCATGTGGACATTGCCCGCATCACCACCGGCGAAGTGATGAGCCACCCGTTGGTGTCCATCCCCACACAACTGCCCGTGGTCGATGCGGCGCGGCGCTTGATTGAAACCAATTTGCGCCATTTGGTTGTCGTGGATGAACAAGGGCTGTTTGCGGGGGTGTTGAGCCAGCATCGCATGCTGGAACGCCTGAGCGCCGTGTTGCTGGAGGAAGGCCACCAGTATTTGGCCCGGCAAGTCAGCGCCAGCGAGCAGCGTTTTCGGGATTTTGTGGAACACCTGCCCATTCCGCTGTGCCATGTCAACGCTCAACAAGAGGCGGTGTACATCAACCAGCAGTTCACCGCGCTGCTCGGTTACACCCTGAGCGACACGCCGAACCTGGCCACTTGGTTGGCCCGGGCCTACCCTGACCCCGCCTACCGGGAAGCCACCCTGCGCATCTGGCAACAGCGTGTGGCCCATGCCCACCTGACCGGCGGGCCCATCGTCCCGGGGGAGTACCACGTCACTTGCAAGGATGGTTCGGTGCGCATTTTGGAAATCGGTGGCATCACGCTGGGTCAAGACCTGCTGATCACCATCATGGACATGACCGAACGTCGCCAAGCCGAAGAAACGCTGCGCGAGCAACTGCATGAGCTGCGCCGCTGGCAAGCCGTGATGCTGGATCGGGAGGATCGCGTGCTCGACCTGAAACGTGAGGTCAACGCGCTGTTGGCAGAGTACGGGCTGCCCCCCCGTTATCGGAGCGTGAGCCTCCCGATGGCACCGGTGGCGGCACCATGA
- a CDS encoding ABC transporter substrate-binding protein, with protein MTDGPLPSLPRRQCVQALLVGGMLGPVGLRAASAPSGHTLVLGTQPLGMPCSAISALIQRDQVLQQTLARTQWRLSHRPFGKGSDMLPLLSLRQLSAAFLGDMPTLVAAALGEAAIVGLVKQTSTAIVGRGLERIEDLRDKRVGYVEASSAHYTLLQALNLAGLQESQITLVPLAVDQMVEALERNDIDAFAAWEPASSLALMRHRAHRVIFRGSTTDYLVINHFFTQEHPEISLALIASFVRAIQWMRLSRLNLDKAVRWANDEATSFSGRALALPLRQLTAIVERDLLDVPAAPWVSPPDAQSPLRQEFEFLARLGKLPSQARWGQVERAFGYDGLSKVLTQSRQYQTHVFNYRE; from the coding sequence ATGACAGACGGCCCATTGCCCAGCCTGCCACGGCGCCAGTGCGTGCAAGCGCTGTTGGTCGGGGGAATGCTCGGGCCGGTTGGCCTGCGGGCGGCCTCGGCCCCGTCAGGGCACACCTTGGTGTTGGGAACCCAGCCGCTGGGCATGCCATGCAGCGCCATCAGTGCCCTCATTCAGCGCGACCAAGTGCTGCAACAGACGTTGGCGCGCACCCAGTGGCGCCTCAGCCACCGCCCTTTCGGCAAGGGCTCCGACATGCTGCCCCTGTTGTCCCTGCGCCAGTTGAGCGCCGCTTTCTTGGGGGACATGCCCACGTTGGTGGCCGCAGCATTGGGTGAGGCTGCCATCGTGGGCTTGGTCAAGCAGACCAGCACGGCCATTGTCGGGCGCGGGTTGGAACGCATTGAGGACTTGCGCGACAAGCGGGTGGGCTATGTGGAAGCCTCCAGCGCACACTACACCTTGCTCCAAGCACTCAACTTGGCGGGCCTGCAAGAGTCGCAGATCACGCTGGTGCCGCTGGCGGTGGATCAAATGGTCGAAGCCCTGGAGCGCAACGACATCGACGCATTTGCCGCCTGGGAGCCCGCTTCTTCACTGGCTTTGATGCGCCACCGCGCCCATCGGGTGATTTTCCGAGGCTCCACCACCGACTACTTGGTGATCAACCACTTCTTCACTCAAGAACATCCTGAGATCAGCTTGGCTCTGATCGCCAGTTTTGTGCGGGCCATCCAGTGGATGCGTCTGTCGCGCTTGAATTTGGACAAAGCGGTGCGTTGGGCCAATGATGAAGCCACGTCATTTTCCGGTCGTGCGCTGGCGTTGCCGTTGCGCCAATTGACCGCCATCGTGGAGCGCGATCTGCTGGATGTGCCCGCTGCGCCCTGGGTGTCGCCGCCCGACGCCCAATCGCCTTTGCGGCAGGAATTCGAGTTTTTAGCCCGTTTGGGCAAACTGCCCTCCCAAGCTCGATGGGGTCAAGTCGAACGGGCTTTTGGCTACGATGGGCTGTCCAAGGTGTTGACGCAGTCACGGCAGTACCAGACCCACGTTTTTAACTACCGCGAGTAG
- a CDS encoding PAS domain-containing protein: MARTSSSPSFSSLITQQFAVLLSLALGSLIAVWYFGLPGLDWTGASQRDLNASTALLEQQADLHAAALKRVLRAKRGDVQIAAQDAALRQALEQTPTRVPQTLERLFGQLSRAYPDQFQRLLLVDPSTGRIHDSNPAETGTAPALSPQWLERITQNGLPEWLELLPSPAAQPWLAIARPIHNDQGVTLAVMVAVLELGTLLEEGSIAPWQPAVGTAHTVLTVGGGSALVGAVSDVRGTPEPVLRALLQVSNGFDGTLTRLPTPANEVIAVYRHIPVSADQGLRLVVYQHIHEMLGGIRHDTDRLLMASAGVLALLTYLLSSLSARRVTQPLAVLTQAARQLGAGQHGCAIDMPPQSCDEFLTLARAFDDMAAQVAETHNELEQRVQQRTRELAREHDLFKTLIQTVPDLVWLKDGDGGYLMCNPAFERFFGAPEQLIVGKTDFDFVDPELAQFFRDRDLLAIERHAPTRNEEWVNYADGSRVLLETTKTPMHDREGRLIGVLGVGHDITWRHDLTQELKRRDRYQRALLDNFPFYVWLKDTEHRLLAVNHPLAELCGATSPEALIGRSDTDVWPADCAEHYRNSDEAVLRTGQARTVEEPHPFDATRWLEIYRSPVTLDGAVIGTVGFARDVTERRQIEASLRQAQAESAALLAQSDRMRQTSLSVLEDQQRMGQELQRHRHHLEDLVKTRTAELEEAKQAAEAANAAKSAFLANMTHEIRTPMNAIIGLTHLLQHTSLAPQQLDRLSKIHDAAYHLLAILNDVLDLSKIESGRIQLEHTDFSLAELLEQTRALVAVAAQDKGLALDVDIQNLPDNLRGDPTRLRQALLNFASNAIKFTEQGRVVLRARRREGAEDAAHCHVRFEVEDTGIGIASDQIDRLFQAFEQADASTTRKYGGTGLGLAITRRLAHLMGGEAGAHSVVGQGSVFWFDVVLAPAQAALTPALARPAALDAAAELALHHGQARLLLAEDNPINREVALALLEGLGLNVEVAEDGQQALDKARSTAYDLILMDMQMPILDGLAATRAIRALPEGRRMPILAMTANAFAEDRTACLDAGMDDFVSKPVDPEVLYATLLKWLNPRPETTLSPAV; this comes from the coding sequence ATGGCCCGCACTTCTTCTTCGCCGTCTTTTTCCAGTCTCATCACCCAGCAATTTGCCGTTTTGCTGAGCTTGGCGCTCGGCAGCCTCATTGCCGTGTGGTACTTCGGCCTGCCCGGCCTGGATTGGACAGGCGCCAGTCAGCGGGATCTCAACGCCAGCACGGCCTTGCTTGAGCAGCAAGCCGATCTGCATGCAGCCGCCCTGAAGCGCGTGTTGCGCGCCAAGCGTGGCGACGTCCAGATCGCCGCACAGGATGCAGCCTTGCGCCAAGCCCTGGAACAAACCCCCACTCGCGTTCCCCAGACATTGGAGCGGCTGTTTGGGCAACTCAGCCGCGCTTATCCCGACCAATTCCAGCGCCTGCTGCTGGTGGATCCAAGCACTGGCCGCATCCACGACAGCAACCCTGCCGAAACGGGCACCGCACCGGCGCTCTCGCCTCAGTGGTTGGAGCGCATCACGCAGAACGGCCTGCCGGAGTGGCTCGAACTGTTGCCCAGCCCAGCCGCCCAGCCTTGGCTGGCCATCGCCCGCCCGATCCACAACGACCAAGGCGTGACGCTGGCGGTGATGGTGGCCGTGCTGGAGTTGGGCACTTTGCTGGAGGAGGGTTCCATCGCCCCTTGGCAACCTGCGGTGGGAACTGCACACACGGTGTTGACCGTGGGAGGGGGTTCGGCGCTGGTGGGAGCGGTGTCCGATGTGCGCGGAACGCCGGAGCCGGTGCTGCGTGCCTTGCTGCAAGTCAGCAACGGTTTTGACGGCACACTCACGCGCTTGCCAACGCCAGCCAACGAGGTGATCGCGGTGTACCGGCACATTCCCGTGTCGGCAGACCAGGGGTTGCGGCTGGTGGTTTACCAGCACATCCACGAGATGCTCGGCGGGATTCGGCACGACACCGACCGCTTGCTCATGGCTTCCGCCGGTGTGTTGGCCCTGCTGACCTACTTGCTATCGTCCTTGAGCGCCCGGCGGGTGACGCAGCCGTTGGCCGTCCTGACGCAAGCGGCACGCCAGTTGGGTGCCGGCCAGCACGGTTGCGCCATCGACATGCCCCCACAAAGCTGCGATGAATTTTTGACCCTCGCACGTGCTTTCGATGACATGGCTGCCCAGGTGGCCGAAACCCACAACGAACTGGAGCAGCGCGTCCAACAGCGCACACGCGAGCTGGCGCGTGAGCACGACTTGTTCAAAACCCTGATCCAAACCGTACCCGACTTGGTCTGGCTCAAAGATGGCGATGGGGGTTACCTGATGTGCAACCCCGCATTCGAACGTTTCTTCGGCGCCCCCGAGCAGCTCATCGTTGGCAAAACCGACTTCGACTTCGTCGATCCAGAGCTGGCTCAGTTTTTCCGTGACCGTGATTTGCTGGCCATCGAACGTCATGCGCCCACACGCAACGAGGAATGGGTGAACTATGCCGACGGCTCGCGTGTACTGCTCGAAACGACAAAAACCCCCATGCACGACCGCGAAGGTCGGCTCATCGGTGTGTTGGGCGTTGGACACGACATCACTTGGCGGCACGATCTGACGCAAGAACTCAAGCGCCGTGACCGCTACCAGCGCGCTTTGCTGGACAACTTCCCGTTTTACGTCTGGCTCAAGGACACCGAACATCGCTTGCTGGCGGTCAATCATCCCCTGGCGGAACTGTGCGGCGCCACCTCACCGGAAGCCCTCATCGGACGCTCGGACACGGACGTCTGGCCTGCCGATTGTGCCGAGCACTACCGCAACAGCGATGAAGCGGTGCTGCGCACCGGCCAAGCCCGCACCGTCGAGGAGCCCCATCCTTTCGATGCGACGCGCTGGTTGGAGATCTACCGCTCACCGGTGACGCTGGATGGCGCGGTGATCGGCACCGTGGGGTTTGCCCGTGATGTCACAGAGCGACGCCAGATTGAAGCGTCTTTGCGCCAAGCACAGGCCGAATCGGCGGCGCTATTGGCCCAGTCCGACCGCATGCGCCAAACCTCGCTGAGTGTGTTGGAGGATCAGCAGCGCATGGGCCAGGAGTTGCAACGGCACCGCCATCATTTGGAGGACTTGGTCAAGACCCGCACCGCCGAGTTGGAGGAAGCGAAACAAGCCGCTGAGGCGGCCAACGCAGCCAAGAGCGCCTTCTTGGCCAACATGACGCACGAAATCCGCACCCCGATGAATGCCATCATCGGTCTGACCCACTTGTTGCAGCACACCTCGCTGGCCCCGCAACAACTCGACCGGCTCAGCAAAATCCACGATGCGGCTTATCACCTGCTGGCGATCCTGAACGATGTGCTGGATCTGTCCAAAATCGAATCGGGGCGCATCCAACTGGAGCACACCGATTTTTCCTTGGCGGAGCTGCTGGAACAGACCCGCGCACTGGTGGCCGTCGCCGCGCAAGACAAGGGTCTGGCGCTGGACGTGGACATCCAAAATCTGCCGGACAACCTGCGTGGCGACCCCACTCGTCTGCGCCAAGCGTTGCTCAACTTCGCCAGCAACGCGATCAAGTTCACCGAACAGGGCCGCGTGGTGCTGCGGGCGCGGCGACGGGAAGGGGCAGAAGATGCGGCCCACTGCCATGTGCGCTTCGAGGTGGAAGACACGGGCATCGGCATCGCCAGCGATCAAATTGACCGGCTGTTTCAAGCCTTTGAGCAAGCCGATGCTTCCACTACTCGCAAATACGGTGGCACGGGGTTGGGCTTGGCCATCACCCGTCGCTTGGCGCATTTGATGGGGGGTGAAGCCGGCGCACACAGTGTCGTGGGGCAAGGCAGTGTGTTTTGGTTCGATGTGGTGTTGGCCCCAGCCCAAGCTGCGCTGACGCCTGCCCTGGCTCGGCCAGCCGCGCTGGATGCGGCAGCCGAGCTGGCTTTGCACCACGGCCAAGCGCGCTTGCTGCTGGCCGAAGACAACCCGATCAACCGCGAAGTGGCCCTGGCTTTGCTTGAGGGGCTGGGGTTGAACGTTGAAGTGGCAGAAGACGGTCAACAAGCGCTGGACAAGGCCCGCTCCACCGCTTACGACCTCATTCTGATGGACATGCAGATGCCCATCCTGGACGGATTGGCGGCGACCCGGGCGATCCGGGCGTTGCCGGAGGGCCGCCGCATGCCCATCTTGGCCATGACGGCCAACGCTTTTGCCGAAGACCGCACCGCTTGCTTGGATGCGGGCATGGATGACTTCGTGAGCAAACCGGTCGATCCGGAAGTGCTCTACGCCACGCTGCTCAAGTGGCTCAACCCGCGACCTGAGACCACACTTTCTCCAGCCGTTTGA
- the hrpA gene encoding ATP-dependent RNA helicase HrpA produces MSVKPFQRPANPVPPITFPENLPVSSRREDIAQALREHQVIIVCGETGSGKTTQLPKIALALGRGRGAGGKGLIGHTQPRRIAASSVAKRIADELNSPLGEVVGYKVRFQDRLQPGASVKLMTDGILLAETQTDPLLKAYDTLIIDEAHERSLNIDFLLGYLRQILPRRPDLKLIVTSATIDAERFAKHFASPKGDAPVLMVSGRTFPVEQRWRPFEDLKKAGAGSEVDQNEAIADAVDELWRSGPGDILVFLPGEREIREAADHLRKHLAQQHRSGPQPDILPLFARLSQQEQDRVFEPGNGRRVVLATNVAETSLTVPGIRYVIDTGLARVKRYSYRNKVEQLQIEAISQAAANQRAGRCGRVANGVCIRLYDEKDYAGRPRFTDPEILRSSLAGVILRMKSLGLGSVEDFPFLEAPPRKAIADGYALLNELGAVDDENQLTPMGQELAKLPLDPRVGRMILEARERHSLSEVLIIASALSGQDVRDRPLEAQQAADEKHKKFDDERSEFMGYLKLWHWIEEGRGHGDVAAAPSSRPSPARGEGEKAAVHKLSNRQQEQRLRDSFVNPRRVREWRDIHSQLHTVVAEHGWRLNEAPATYEQVHLAMLAGLLGNVGCKSDDEEWYLGARGIKFWRHPGAHLSKKPGRWLVAAELVDTTRLFGRGLAGIEPQWIVQVAGHLLKKQLLEPHWEKKAAEVIALERATLYGIVIYNNRRVNFGNVDAAAAREIFIREALVNGEWDTRLPFLAHNRKMIAQVEELEHKSRRQDVLVDDELIYAYYDQHVGTEVVSGATFERWYRHAGKANPKLLHLSREELMRHEAAGITTSAFPKTIRLGGVDCAASYLHQPGDAKDGVTVTVPIYALNQVSEERCEWLVPGMLEAKVLALVKSLHQRPRSRLVPLPDYAAEFCELAPFGQGNLVDMLLKAVRERTQLAVQRNDFKLEQVPQHLFMNFRVVDEHGRQLGMGRQLATLKAELGGLARSAFQALAGLKLAEAGAPSPQPSPTEGGGSQAQVQGRAGQAGNHAQPQRGGPTRSLSPSPLAGEGRGEGASTPTTPATYTTWTFGALPELMEIRKAGQTLIGFPALIDGGTHVEIEVFDEPAVAAAKHRLGLRRLVALQIKEPLKFLEKNIPDLTKMGVLYMPLGSAEELKAQIIELALDKAFLQEPLPQDAAAFAKRIEEGRGRLNLIAQEVARLAGTVLTEYATAARKLKDAKPPKDVADDITAQLQRLMPKRFLLAAPWAQLQHYARYLKGVVMRLDKLRTDPARDTQRLAELRPLEQRHQRRLAELKGQADARMDDFRWQLEELRVSLFAQELRTPQPVSVKRLEKVWSQVAG; encoded by the coding sequence GTGTCCGTCAAGCCTTTTCAGCGGCCCGCCAACCCGGTGCCGCCCATCACGTTTCCCGAGAATTTGCCGGTGTCCAGCCGCCGGGAGGACATCGCCCAGGCGCTGCGTGAGCATCAAGTCATCATTGTTTGCGGTGAAACCGGCTCGGGCAAAACGACCCAGCTCCCCAAAATCGCCCTGGCATTGGGCCGGGGTCGGGGCGCCGGTGGCAAGGGGCTGATCGGCCACACGCAGCCGCGTCGTATTGCCGCCAGCTCGGTGGCCAAGCGCATTGCCGACGAGCTGAATTCGCCGCTGGGTGAGGTAGTGGGCTACAAAGTGCGCTTCCAAGATCGGCTGCAACCGGGGGCCAGCGTCAAGCTGATGACCGACGGCATTTTGCTGGCCGAAACGCAAACCGACCCGCTGCTCAAGGCTTATGACACCCTCATCATCGACGAGGCCCACGAGCGCAGCCTGAACATCGATTTCTTGCTGGGTTACCTGCGGCAGATCCTGCCGCGTCGGCCCGATCTGAAACTCATCGTCACCTCGGCGACGATTGACGCGGAGCGTTTTGCCAAACATTTCGCCAGCCCGAAGGGCGATGCGCCGGTGTTGATGGTGAGCGGGCGCACCTTCCCGGTGGAACAACGTTGGCGCCCGTTTGAGGATCTGAAGAAAGCTGGCGCTGGCAGCGAGGTCGATCAAAACGAGGCCATCGCCGATGCGGTGGATGAACTCTGGCGCAGCGGCCCTGGGGACATCCTGGTGTTTCTGCCCGGCGAGCGTGAAATCCGCGAAGCTGCCGATCACCTGCGCAAGCACCTGGCGCAGCAACACCGCAGCGGGCCGCAGCCGGACATCCTGCCGCTGTTCGCCCGCCTGAGCCAGCAAGAGCAAGACCGCGTGTTCGAGCCGGGCAACGGTCGGCGCGTGGTGCTGGCCACCAACGTGGCGGAAACCTCGCTCACGGTGCCGGGCATCCGCTACGTGATCGACACCGGCTTGGCGCGGGTCAAGCGCTACAGCTACCGCAACAAGGTCGAGCAGCTTCAGATTGAGGCCATCAGCCAAGCGGCGGCGAACCAGCGCGCCGGGCGTTGCGGTCGGGTGGCGAACGGCGTGTGCATTCGGCTCTATGACGAGAAAGATTACGCTGGCCGGCCACGTTTCACCGACCCGGAAATCCTGCGCAGCTCGCTGGCGGGGGTGATTCTGCGGATGAAGTCGCTGGGTCTGGGGTCGGTGGAAGACTTCCCCTTTCTCGAAGCGCCGCCCAGGAAAGCGATCGCCGACGGCTACGCGCTGCTGAACGAACTCGGCGCGGTGGACGATGAAAACCAGCTCACGCCCATGGGCCAGGAGCTGGCCAAACTGCCGCTGGACCCGCGTGTAGGGCGCATGATTTTGGAAGCGCGGGAGCGCCACAGCTTGAGCGAGGTGCTCATCATCGCCTCGGCCCTATCGGGGCAGGATGTGCGGGATCGGCCACTGGAAGCGCAGCAAGCGGCGGATGAAAAGCACAAGAAGTTCGACGACGAGCGTTCGGAGTTCATGGGCTATTTGAAGCTCTGGCACTGGATCGAGGAGGGGCGGGGGCATGGTGACGTGGCGGCGGCCCCCTCTTCCCGGCCCTCTCCCGCGAGGGGAGAGGGAGAAAAAGCGGCGGTGCATAAGTTGAGCAATCGGCAGCAAGAGCAGCGGCTGCGCGACAGCTTTGTCAACCCGCGCCGGGTACGCGAGTGGCGCGACATCCATTCGCAACTGCACACCGTGGTGGCCGAACATGGCTGGCGGCTGAACGAGGCGCCCGCCACCTACGAGCAGGTGCATTTGGCGATGCTGGCCGGTTTGTTGGGCAACGTGGGTTGCAAGAGCGACGACGAGGAGTGGTACCTCGGCGCACGCGGCATCAAGTTCTGGCGCCACCCGGGCGCGCACCTGAGCAAAAAGCCGGGCCGCTGGTTGGTGGCCGCTGAGTTGGTGGACACCACACGCCTGTTTGGCCGAGGGTTGGCCGGCATCGAACCGCAGTGGATCGTGCAGGTGGCGGGCCATCTGCTGAAAAAACAACTGCTGGAACCGCATTGGGAGAAGAAAGCCGCCGAGGTGATCGCGCTGGAGCGGGCGACGCTCTACGGCATCGTCATCTACAACAACCGGCGGGTGAACTTCGGCAATGTGGATGCCGCTGCCGCGCGCGAAATTTTCATCCGCGAAGCGCTGGTGAATGGTGAGTGGGACACGCGCCTGCCCTTCCTTGCGCACAACCGCAAGATGATTGCGCAGGTGGAGGAGCTGGAGCACAAGTCGCGCCGCCAAGATGTGCTGGTGGACGATGAGCTGATCTACGCCTACTACGACCAGCACGTCGGCACCGAGGTGGTGAGTGGGGCGACGTTTGAACGCTGGTATCGCCACGCGGGCAAGGCGAACCCCAAGCTGCTGCACCTCAGCCGCGAGGAGTTGATGCGCCACGAGGCGGCGGGCATCACCACGTCGGCGTTCCCGAAAACCATTCGTCTGGGCGGTGTGGACTGCGCCGCCAGCTACCTGCACCAACCCGGCGACGCCAAGGACGGCGTGACGGTGACAGTGCCCATCTACGCCCTCAACCAAGTGAGTGAGGAGCGTTGCGAGTGGCTGGTGCCGGGCATGTTGGAGGCCAAGGTGCTGGCGTTGGTGAAAAGTTTGCACCAGCGCCCGCGCTCGCGCTTGGTGCCGTTGCCGGACTATGCCGCCGAGTTTTGTGAGCTGGCGCCCTTCGGCCAAGGCAATTTGGTGGACATGCTGTTGAAGGCGGTGCGCGAGCGCACCCAGTTGGCGGTGCAGCGCAACGACTTCAAGCTGGAGCAAGTGCCGCAGCACTTGTTCATGAACTTCCGCGTGGTGGACGAGCACGGGCGCCAGCTTGGCATGGGGCGCCAGTTGGCGACCTTGAAGGCGGAGTTGGGCGGGTTGGCGCGTTCGGCGTTTCAGGCGTTGGCGGGGTTGAAGTTGGCGGAGGCGGGTGCCCCCTCTCCCCAGCCCTCCCCCACGGAGGGGGGAGGGAGCCAAGCCCAAGTTCAGGGGCGAGCCGGACAAGCTGGAAACCATGCCCAGCCGCAAAGAGGCGGCCCCACGCGCAGTCTTTCTCCCTCCCCCCTCGCGGGGGAGGGCCGGGGAGAGGGGGCATCCACCCCCACAACCCCCGCCACCTACACCACCTGGACGTTCGGCGCGCTGCCCGAGCTGATGGAAATCCGCAAAGCGGGCCAAACGCTGATCGGCTTTCCGGCGCTGATCGATGGCGGCACCCACGTTGAAATCGAAGTGTTCGACGAACCGGCGGTGGCTGCTGCCAAACACCGCCTGGGCCTGCGCCGCTTGGTGGCCTTGCAGATCAAAGAACCGCTGAAGTTCTTGGAAAAGAACATCCCCGATCTGACCAAGATGGGGGTGCTCTACATGCCGCTGGGTTCTGCTGAGGAGCTGAAGGCGCAGATCATCGAGCTGGCGCTGGACAAAGCGTTCTTGCAAGAGCCGCTGCCGCAAGACGCAGCGGCCTTTGCCAAGCGCATCGAAGAAGGCCGGGGCCGCCTGAACCTGATCGCGCAAGAGGTGGCGCGGCTGGCGGGCACGGTGCTCACCGAGTACGCCACCGCAGCGCGCAAGTTGAAGGACGCCAAGCCGCCCAAGGACGTGGCCGACGACATCACCGCCCAGCTCCAGCGCCTCATGCCCAAGCGCTTTTTGCTGGCCGCGCCGTGGGCGCAGTTGCAGCACTACGCCCGCTATCTCAAAGGCGTGGTGATGCGGCTCGACAAACTGCGCACCGACCCCGCCCGCGACACCCAACGCCTGGCCGAGCTGCGCCCGCTGGAGCAACGCCACCAGCGTCGTTTGGCCGAACTCAAGGGCCAAGCCGATGCACGCATGGACGACTTCCGCTGGCAATTGGAGGAGCTGCGCGTCAGCCTCTTTGCGCAAGAGTTGAGGACACCGCAGCCGGTGTCGGTCAAACGGCTGGAGAAAGTGTGGTCTCAGGTCGCGGGTTGA
- a CDS encoding TIGR03790 family protein, with translation MFNAKHGWWVAAVVVFGGLLGLFYAHGLRAQAGEADAVAAGIVSDLTAQMASAPAVPASVPLPMPRPPIALPSSGRLTRQQVGVVINEADPYSVNVGAYYVQQRGLRPHQVLRVRLPVEPALSPDDLQTLRQQIDAFFGPGIQALALAWAQPWRVECNSITSAVTLGFQPGHCGCGKGADSPYFNATTAMPFSVLGIRPSMLLAAGDVAHARALIDTGVSADGSRFHVRTPMVAAVFKRSGDVRRDVRAPLFPQPNRSEALGVEIRNDKPSTPVPTQPLILYQTGGVNEPLLAQLKFVPGAVADHLTSAGGMLDGSGGHMPATAWIDAGATASYGTVTEPCNYTQKFPHPQLLLLRLMEGGSVLEAYWKSVQWPVQGVFVGEPLAAPYAPVQRPVPAQAR, from the coding sequence ATGTTCAATGCCAAACACGGATGGTGGGTGGCGGCTGTGGTGGTGTTCGGTGGGCTGCTGGGGCTGTTTTACGCGCATGGTTTGCGGGCCCAGGCGGGTGAAGCCGATGCGGTGGCGGCCGGTATCGTGTCGGATTTGACGGCGCAGATGGCGTCTGCGCCGGCTGTGCCGGCGTCGGTGCCACTGCCGATGCCGAGGCCGCCGATTGCCTTGCCGTCTTCCGGGCGTTTGACACGCCAGCAAGTCGGGGTGGTGATCAACGAGGCGGATCCTTATTCGGTCAACGTGGGGGCGTATTACGTGCAGCAGCGGGGGTTGCGGCCTCATCAGGTGCTGCGGGTGCGGTTGCCAGTGGAGCCAGCGTTATCGCCCGACGATTTGCAAACCTTGCGCCAACAGATCGACGCGTTTTTCGGGCCAGGGATTCAAGCGTTGGCGTTGGCATGGGCGCAGCCCTGGCGCGTGGAGTGCAACAGCATCACCAGCGCGGTGACGTTGGGTTTCCAGCCGGGGCATTGCGGTTGTGGCAAGGGCGCGGATTCGCCTTATTTCAACGCCACCACGGCCATGCCGTTTTCCGTGCTGGGGATCCGGCCTTCCATGCTGCTGGCCGCCGGCGACGTGGCGCACGCCCGGGCGCTGATCGACACCGGGGTGAGCGCCGATGGTTCACGGTTCCATGTTCGGACGCCCATGGTGGCGGCGGTGTTCAAACGCAGTGGCGATGTTCGGCGCGATGTGCGTGCGCCGTTGTTCCCGCAGCCCAACCGGTCAGAGGCACTGGGGGTGGAGATCCGCAACGACAAACCCTCGACCCCGGTGCCCACGCAGCCACTCATCCTCTACCAGACAGGCGGGGTGAATGAGCCTCTGTTGGCACAGTTGAAGTTCGTGCCGGGGGCTGTGGCCGACCATCTCACCTCAGCCGGGGGCATGCTGGACGGCAGCGGTGGCCACATGCCCGCCACCGCTTGGATCGATGCCGGGGCCACGGCCAGTTATGGCACGGTCACCGAGCCGTGCAACTACACGCAAAAGTTTCCACATCCGCAGTTGCTGCTGCTGAGGTTGATGGAGGGCGGCTCGGTGCTGGAAGCGTATTGGAAGAGTGTGCAGTGGCCCGTTCAAGGCGTGTTTGTGGGGGAACCGCTGGCGGCCCCTTATGCGCCCGTCCAACGGCCTGTGCCGGCGCAAGCCCGATAA